Genomic segment of Panicum virgatum strain AP13 chromosome 2K, P.virgatum_v5, whole genome shotgun sequence:
gcgagggaggggtggaggagcatGAGGGCGACGAGGACTACCTGTAGGTGGGCTTGGttggggttggggttgggggcGACCGGAGAGGCGCCGGTGGCGGTAGCAGCACctcggcggcggtgatggcggcgtgcggcggcgctccagcGAGGGAGGACGATGGGGCGGCCATGGAAGGATTCAGCAAGGCCGGGCGGAGTGGGAGCGCTCGGCGGCCCAGTGCAGGGGTGCGTGCACGTGGCTTGCAGCGAGCAGCagcatgccggcggcggcatggctcgGGAACGAGCGCGGAAACTCGCGGGACGCGATGGAACGAGGAGAGCATGAGCTTCAGTGAGTCGAGGGAAGTCGATTCTAGCCTTTGGTTGTCAAAGATGATGACCGGAAGTGGGATTTCACCGCCAAGTGGATCTCGGTGGCCATGGCAGCCAATGGTGGAGCTCGGGCGCGAGCAAGAGAGGTCGGCGTGGTctgggagggagaggagggagtgAGGCACCTGGGCGAAGGGATAAGGGCGCGGCGGGATGGGCACGGCATGGGCACGGGATACACGTCGCGCGCAACGCTTGCGGGCGGCGTTCGTGGCCAACTTGACCACGGCGACGACGAGCAGCAGACAGTCAAGCCAATTAGTTTTGGGTTAAGCACGTTTAGGTTTTACTAATTTTGTAGTAACCcctggggtgttacaggttctctctcacctcactctcttcccCGCATCAGCTGTAAGGCTAAAATCAGCTTTGCTGAGGACTGAGCCGTAGCTCAGTTGGCAAGGGACGCCAGTGTGCTCCCTGCCCGCCCATGTTCGGAGCCCAACTTCGATGTGGGTTGCTCACCTGGGGATTTATTCCCCATTTTAGTTGTGGTTTCCTCCGACGCCTGTGTAGCACAATAGGAGGCGATGCTCTCATCGCTAAGCGAAGCTCTGGTCTTCGTGAATGTATTGCGGGCGTGTTGTGTGTATAAGTTTAGGTCTTAGCATGTGCCTTAGGGTGTGTATGGTGTGCGTGGGTAGGGTGTAGTATGCTACAATTTGTAcaggaataaaaaaaatcagcttTGCTACCTTACAAGGGTCACTAAATTTTATCAATAAATTAAATTTTCGGCCTCATAGTTCTTGCTAGGTAATTTTATACACTGATACACACAACTACATacaaaggtgtgtgtgtgtctatatatatatatatatatatatatatatatatatatatatatatatatatatatatatatatatatatatgatcattGCCACAGACTACATCCGTACAGTACATACTTGCTGAATGAAGCTGCTAGCCATGGAGTATACGTTTACCTATATACGGTGTTGTATCTATATATGCAAGTGGAAGTACATACAGTAAGTAGTACATCATGGGCCGATCGATCGACACGATCATCGATCGGTCAGTTGTGCGGGATCGGCAGcgcccgccgccagcgccaccaGCGCCAGGCCGCAGGCCGCCAcgagcaggagcagccgcaGCCGCGTCCGCGTCCGCGATGACGACGCCCGCATGGCGTGGCCACTAGCTAGTTAACAATTAATAAGCttatcgatcgatcgatcagccGGCCGGCGCCTGCTGGATCGTCGTCGTCATAGGCATCTGGCTGCGGCAGGCTCGCCCGTGGCCGGGGCGGcacgcgcggcgcggcagcgcTATCTATACGGGCGCGCGAGGCGAGCGGGATGAGGCGGCCGGCGACCGGGTTTCGGTTGGCGTCATGGGAATGGCGTGGCGTCGCTAACCTACCAatcgcacccccccccccccccccccccccccgcgccgccgaATTGAAACCGAAAGAAAACACGCGCACGGGAGGGGAGAGCGGCGGAGGGGAAACCGGGAAAGCCgaacggcgcgcggcggggtgcTGTTACCCGGCCGCGGCAAATACGGCGGGGGCTCCTGCCATTTGGCGGCAAACCGGACGAGGCGTGACCCGGCGCGCGCTGAGCTCCCATGCCTCTCATGGCCGGTGGCCAGAGCCCGGACGTCACCTAGTACAGACGTGTGCGTGCGTGTGCAGGTGGccgactagctagctagccagcCATCCAATCAGCAGGGTTACGAGCAGCGTGTGGCTGAGAAATTTTCTTGGGGAATTAATGAGCTTTGCAAGACAAGTCAACGGTGATCGGTACAGTGTACTGCTGATGATCTCATCTTTCGCTCGGTTGATTGTTGACCTCCGGTCCGTGCGCCAAACGGTGCGCCGGAAGGAggtctttgcaaaaaaaattaaaaagaggGTGGGGTGAATCAAATGGCTATGATATACAATATATTTTACTTTGCACATATTTGATCAAATGGCTATAATTCATTGACAACTCATTTTCTTTCGTAGGATGTATTAAGATCTATTTGAACTTTATAAGTTTTCACAAATAATTAATCCAAGTATACGTATGACATAGAACTGCATAAGTGATTTCGTATCTATCAGATCTTTTATTAGTAGTAGTAAATAAAAAGAGAATAATGTGACAGCTAATGATGGTTAAACCATCCATTCAAAAAATCTTCCAAATACACCTTATAAAAGAACCTATTTATTGCTAAAAATTTACATAATTTATTTACTCTACACATATTTGATTTAGGATCGAACGGTGAATGATGACTCAAATGGCTATGAGTCTTTAGCAATACTCAAATTGTACTATTTTATAAACTTTTCGGTTTCTTTGTGTGAAACCCAAGATTTGTTGTTGTTATACCAAACTCGCCAAGAAATCCGACGGGAAAATGTGTCACTTTTGTGCATGGGACAAAAAATATCGCTGTTCTTGGGGTACTAAGGTGTAAAACGACAAATCTAAAAAAGTGGGCCGCCCCAGTCAGTcagtcgtcgccgtcgtcgctccGCCCTCTCTACGTTCCCGGAGAGTCGGAGGCGCCGCGCTCGTCACGCCGCCGGCTCCGACGAGGTACCCTTCACCTACCAATCGCGCCTCTCACCCCCTCTTCCTAGCCATCGACCCCCCTCCGTTCATGCCTTCCTCGTAACCTGTTTGCTAGATTGGCGTGTCCGCTGATCCCATCCGCCCGTCTTCCGCTACGCGGGCTGCAATTCTTGATTTCGTTTCACCCTCTCCGGTATGGGACTTCTATGATTCAGTGAATCGTTGCGGCTAGGCATTCAGTTTTGTGGGGATTGGTTCTGGATTTGGTAATGGGGAGTCTACGGTGCAATTTATTCCCCAGTCCAGTGTTTCAggcttctctcttcttttcccCACACGGTGTTTAGTTGACCAGTAGTTTGTTCTCAGTTGGAAATATGCTTTATTTTGATATCCTGAACATTTAGATTATTCGGAAATTAATTTTGGTCCACCTTGTTCCTGGTTTTTGTGCCAGGCTTCTCTTGAGGACACAAATCTGAGCTTTACTTTGATGTCCTTACTGTTTAGGTTATTCGTAAGTTAATTTTGGTCCACATTGTTACCTGTTTTTGTGATGCACTCTTCGCTTGAGGAGACAAATCTGAACTTATTTGCCAGTATTAGTAAGCAAAAGCTGCCCACTTTAGTTGGACTGTGCAAAGAATTACTGCGCCTTTTCACAGAGGATTGGAAATTCTCAGTTAAGCAGTAAGCCAATTACTTGGTTGTTACAATTTAGAAGCACATGTTGTTCTCCTTATGTGCCAAATTCAGTTCTTTCCCCAAACTGAATATATGAATTTAGAAGGTTAACTGATGGTGTCATATTCATataggttttcctttttgctattGGTACATATGGTATGGTGTCCAGATTGCAGGTTGATATGCAATCGGATCTCTGACACTCTGAATATCAGGTCCATGCAACAGCGGAAGTTTTACTTCATATTTTAAAAGACTGTCATTTGTTCTGTTTGACTATGGAGTTAGTTATTTACCAGTGCACAGAAAACTGTGGTCTTTAGTTATTTTAGCAAAGCTTAGTCCATATCCCCCATCCCCACATCTGttcttcatttcttcttgcttaTTTCAGATGGAGGATGGTGTATCTACTTATACTGTGGATGAGGCCCTTGTGTCCATGGGGTTTGGGAAATTCCACGCATTTGTCCTTGCATACTCCGGGATGGCTAAAATCTCTGAAGCAATGGAGATGATGCTTTTGTCATTTGTTGGGCAATCAGTTCAAGCTGAATGGGAGCTTTCGGCACAGGCAGAAAGTCTCATAACAAGTGTTGTTTTCGTGGGGATGCTTGTAGGAGCATATGCATGGGGCATTGTTTCAGATAACTATGGAAGAAGGTAGGTTCTTCTTTACTTCCTTTTTCCATTGGCTGTGGGGATTTTATTATGGTTGTTCTAACCTTAAGCAATGCAATCTTTTGCAACCATAATGGAGTAATCGCACACAAATGCCAGTAAGAAGCTTAACCTAGGCATCTTGAAGTTTTTGGATTTAGTTCTAATCCTTGAATATCCTCTTTGTTTCCCATATCTACATTTTACACAGTGATAGTTACCCATTTTCCaacatgcaattaatttttGCTCATTCTAGATCCCTTCATGCTTGTCTACAGGGTTGGGTTCAACTTCACAGCCATTGTAACTGGTGGGGCTGGTCTTCTTAGCGCTTTTGCTCCAAATTACTTATCTTTGATTGTACTGAGATTTATGGTCGGTGTTGGACTGGGTGGTGGACCAGTTCTAGGTTCTTGGTTCCTAGAGTTCATCCCTGCTCCTAACCGAGGAACTTGGATGGTTATGTTCTCAGCATTTTGGACTGTTGGCACAATAATGGAAGCTTCTCTTGCTTGGGTAAGTCAGTATCTTTAGCAAAGCTAAGATCAATTTTTCCAAGTTCCCTTATGTACAATAACCATTTGAGATATTTTTAGTTGGCTAAACATATAGAATATCAGATTGTTCTGAAATATTTGGGTTATGGGTAAATGCTTCAGTGGATGTTGCATTCTATTTACTAACACAGCATGCCATCTTGATTGCTCAGTGCAGATGTCCTTTTTTTTCCCTACTAGCACGCAGAACTGCATATATTCCATTTAGGTTAGGAAAAGAACCAGTGTACAAGATTAGAGGTGAGAGACGAGGGGAAGGGTTAGTGGAGAGGGTCCCTGATTCAAATAAACAGATGCACCACAAACAAATGAATTGGCAGTATGGCACTAACTAGGATTGTCAACCTACCAGCTTATGCTAGCAGGTCTGCTAGTCTGCAGGCATTGGCTGCATATCACAGGTCCATGTGCAGATGTTCTTATGTTGTCCTTATTACAGCAATTGTAATTCAAGATTAGGATGTGCTTTGGTCTTTTGTTCGTACATAGTTCTAATGAAGCGAACATTGACATCAATggtaatatatatgtatatgtctAATGGCACTATATTGGCATAAGTGGTCAAATGACATGCATGTTCATTCAGATCTGTGACTATTGCTATTTCCGAATTCTCCACAATTTTCTTTACTTATCTGCTTAATTTGCAGGCTGTTATGCCAGCTTTTGGCTGGAGGTGGCTGCTGGCACTTTCATCATTGCCATCATTTGCTCTACTACTCTTCTACCCTGTGACACTGGAGTCACCAAGATACCTATGCATGAAGGGTAGAATAGCCGAAGCAGTTCATGTTTTGGAAACAATGGCACGAGTGAACCGTGTTACCCTCCCCTCTGGTCGACTTGTCTCTGGCCATCGGACAGAGCTTCATGAGATTGGGGATTCCTCAGAAACAGCACAATTGGCAacaaataagaaaaataatACTGGTGATCTTGCTACCAAATCTGAGATTGGAGGCCTCAATGCCATATTGAAGCTTCTATCTCCAAACTTAATCAGATCAAGTCTTCTACTTTGGACGGTTTTTCTTGGACATGCATTCTTGTACTATGGTCTTGTTCTGCTAACATCAGAACTGAATCATGGAAATAGGATTTGTGGATCAGAAGAGGGAGCAAAAGTGACCACAGCAGCCCACATAAATGATGAAAATCTCTATAGAAATGTATTCATCACCAGCTTTGGAGGTACGTGTGCTATTAGCCTATGGTCAACAAAACATCTTCAGAAACCTTGTCTTCAAAATTATTCATATTTAGGCCAACAATGATGCAGAGGTCCCTGGCCTCCTCCTATCTGCTGCCATTGTGGACAAGATCGGGCGCAAGCTCTCAATGTCTTCCATGCTTTACATCAGTTGCCTGTGCATAGCTCCACTTATGTTTGCTCAGACAGAAGCTCTCACAACCATCTTTTTATTTGGTGCACGGGTTTGCATCTCAGCAAGCTTCACTGTTTTGCACATCTATGCTCCTGAGGTCTGGTTACTCTTTAAGATCCTGTACTTCATTACACTACATAACTCTCTTGTCCAACCTCTGAAGATCGTTGCATTCCTGCGTGCTGTTCCCTGCAGATTTACCCGACTGCAGTCAGGGCCACTGGTGTTGGTTTTGCGAGCTCAATTGCTCGCTTTGGTGGGATCTTGTGCCCCCTTGTGGCCGTTGGTCTGGTGCACGCATGCCACCAGACGGCAGCCATCCTGATATTCATCACAGTGATGCTGGTCTCCGGCATCGCTGTGTCGTACTTCCCCCTGGAAACAAGTGGCCGAAAGTTGAGCGACCACATCGCCGCATAGAGCTGAATAGTTTTGTGATTCGGTGGGATACACACAGAATCAAGGCCCAGAGGCCATTTTGTTTTGTCCGTTCTTTGATAGAGGATGCAAAGGGAAAGAAAGAGTAAAGCAGGCATGAGATGATTAACTGATTACATTGCTTTCAATAGAGATTTACACTGATGTTTTGAGGCGTGCTCTTGTTTTCTTAAGATGGTAGCAGTCTGGACTTTAAACGTCTCAAAATTTATctaaaagagtaaaatgcaccggcGGCCCCTGAACCCCTGAACTTGGCAGGGGGTGTCATCCCGGTCCCCAAACTTCCAAAATACACATCTGAGTTTCTAAACTTGCTAATTGGTTCACGTGAGGTCCAAATTACTGTTCCACTTGTTAAACCGTTAGCGTGTGATGTTGACGTGGACTTGatatgtggggcccacatgtcaggtccacctccctccttcctctgccTTCCTCCCGGCCCCTCTCGGccgcgaggcccgccgccggctgcggggCCCCTGCTCCACCGCGGGGCCGCGCTGCTCCGCCCCGCGCACGACACGCGCccacggccgcgccgccactcccgccgccgcgcacacgccatggccaccgcgcgGGCCACTGATCGAGGGAGCAGGAgagggccgcgccgcccctggccACCGGGACTCGGTGCCGCGCTCGCCCACCGCaccgagggaggaggggagggccgCGCATTCCTGTATCCGGCGTGGGTGGCCACCCTGCTCGCGCTCTGCTCCGCCCTCTGCTGCTCGCTGGCGTGGGTGGCTGCCCCTGCCTCGGCGAGCCGGCGTGCGCCCTGCGCTGGCCTCCGACagagggagcaggggaagggCGGCGCCCAGGGGGAGGAAGCAGGGGGGcatcccctcctccttcctcaccggccgcggcggcacccctcctcctctttcctcgccggccgccgctcctcctcttcctcgctGGCCACGGTGGGCGCTCCTCCTCGTTTCTCGCCGGTGCGCCCTCCGCGGCCGCGCAACTCTGTTCTGCCCCTCGGCACCCCACGCCCCTCCGCCGCATCCTGCTCCGCTCCACCGGCAGCCCCTGTTCCGCCCGGGCGCCTCCTCCAGCAGCACCCCTCCTCCGGTCACGCGCGGCGGGGTGGgcagacggcggtggcggcgagcaggTGGCCGCGGCCCTGCTCGGCTGCTCCCTCCGCGCGTTGGCAGCGGGCGGGCGGAgctgcgcgcggcgaggcggagtggcggcggcgcgcgcgggccggcgcccctctcctccctcgatTTGGGGCGTTGAGCTCCTCCATGAGCTgaggtcggcgtcggcggcgacacAAGAAGAGGATCAGTGAAGAGGAGAGGGCGACGGCATGAGAAGGAGGGAGGtggggccccacatgtcaggtcCTCGTCAACGTCACACACTGACAGTTTAACAAGTGGAACAGTGATTTGGACCTCACGTGAACCAATTAGCAAATTTAGGAACTTAGATGTGCATTTTGGAAGTTTGTGGACTGGGATGACACCCCTGCCAAGTTCAGGGGCCgccggtgcattttactctatctAAAAACACTTTCAGAATCGATACTGTTTACTCAAAGTTGTCCATCTATAAAAAAAATGacggaaaaaaacaaaaaaaaatatttccgtTGCCGGGACTCGAACTATAGATGGCCATTTGGCCCGATACCCATGGGGCCCGAAGCCCGGCCCATATTAGCCCGACCCGAGCACGGCACGGGCCCGAATATTATTGGGCTcgggccggcacgggcacgatagcggggccgtgcctgggcctcaCTGTCAGCCCATGGACGCGTCCAGGCACGGCCTGAAAAAGGGCGGCCCGATCGGCCCGATGGGTAGCACGATAGGCCCGTTTAAATACTATATTATCCATTATCAAACTCTATTTAAACATTTTCGGGCCGCCGGGCTGCCGGGCCaaacgggccgggccggcccgatTAAATCAatttcgggccgtgcctgggccggcacTTCAGACCATGGGCAGGCACGGCACGGTCCGTTAATATTTTCGTGCTTAAGCGGGTCGTGCCTAAACGGACCGTGCTTAGACGggcccgggccgggccgggccgcccgTTTGGCCACCTATAACTCAGAACCGGGTCTCTCGAGTGAGAGCCGAGTATCCTAAGCAGCTAGACTACAACGGATGTTGTCAGTGTAGCCGGGCTGATTGACGCGTAGAGGTAACTATCAAAGTAAAAGTAGCGGCTTCCCGCCACTCTCGCTGCTTCAATGGCCGCACCCGCCTTCCTCCCTCCAATTTCTTCTcgccatctcttcctcctccgtttCCTAATTTTGGAAAGCACTCCTTCCCACCATCGGtccatgagagagaggaggaggaggaggtcgggtGACGCGCGTGGGGGTCTCCTGCATGCTCTCAGCTGAGACGCGCCGTGCTCCCCTTGGCGCGCGatggctcggcgacggcgccccctgccgccgcagccgcagctcgTCGGGTTGGCCGTCCTCCTCTCCGTGGCGGTGTCTGCGGCGGCCAAGACCGACCAGCCTGACGGTGAGGGTCGGCAAGTCCTCCCATCGTGTTCTTCCCTCGGCGAACGCATCGCATCGGTCATGGTTCTGAACATTCTCTGTATTGTTGGCTCGCTATTTCAGTTGCGGCGCTTAATGTGATGTTCAATAGCATGAACAAGCCATCTCAATTGTCCGGTTGGAAATCGAGCGGCGGCGATCCCTGTGGCGACGACGAGGAGTGGAAGGGAATAGAatgcagcggcaagtttgtgaCAGAAATGTACGTAGTTGCTTTCAACATTTATCTAAAATAATATGCttggaggagaagaaggaagatgATTGATAAAGTCCTAAGGACCTTTTTTTCTAGCAATGCAACATACTCactgcagtttttttttctaaccATATTGCTTAGAGCAGTAACTTGTCGGGGCTTGGACTAAGCGGCACGCTAGGCTATCAGCTATCAAGCTTGAAATCAGTAACCAAATTGTGAGTTGCCACAGCGACTTCCTGCACTGATCATCGTAGTTATGCAACTTAGTTGAATTTTCCTTGTTTTACGTAGTACAGCGATGCGAGCAATAACAATCTCAACGGCGATATTCCGTACCAGCTTCCACCAAACATGGTTCAATTGTGAGCTTCCATTATTCTCGTCCGTTTACAGTTTCCTGGGTTCAGGCTGATCCAAGCATTCTTTcctgttatttttttttcaacgcAGAAATCTTTATGGAAATTCTTTTACTGGAGGAGTTCCTTATTCAATATCTCAGATGGAAGATCTGGAAACACTGTAGGAACTCCAATTCGCATTCTGCTCTTATTTATGTTCCCTTCACACGATCATTATTTTTGCCTGCATTAATCACTCTAATTCCTATTTTTTTGAACCACAGAAATTTAGGCAAGAATCACCTAAATGGGCAGTTGACAGATATGTTTTCGCAGCTTCCAAAGTTATCAACACTGTAAGTTAAGCAGCAAATTATAAGTTC
This window contains:
- the LOC120686969 gene encoding organic cation/carnitine transporter 7-like; protein product: MEDGVSTYTVDEALVSMGFGKFHAFVLAYSGMAKISEAMEMMLLSFVGQSVQAEWELSAQAESLITSVVFVGMLVGAYAWGIVSDNYGRRVGFNFTAIVTGGAGLLSAFAPNYLSLIVLRFMVGVGLGGGPVLGSWFLEFIPAPNRGTWMVMFSAFWTVGTIMEASLAWAVMPAFGWRWLLALSSLPSFALLLFYPVTLESPRYLCMKGRIAEAVHVLETMARVNRVTLPSGRLVSGHRTELHEIGDSSETAQLATNKKNNTGDLATKSEIGGLNAILKLLSPNLIRSSLLLWTVFLGHAFLYYGLVLLTSELNHGNRICGSEEGAKVTTAAHINDENLYRNVFITSFGEVPGLLLSAAIVDKIGRKLSMSSMLYISCLCIAPLMFAQTEALTTIFLFGARVCISASFTVLHIYAPEIYPTAVRATGVGFASSIARFGGILCPLVAVGLVHACHQTAAILIFITVMLVSGIAVSYFPLETSGRKLSDHIAA